Below is a window of Streptomyces genisteinicus DNA.
GCGGCCGGCGTCGAGCATGGACCGGTACATCCGCTCCAGGTGCTCGGGCTGCAACTTGTCGATGCGGTGCGCGCCGACGCCCGGGACGATGTCGTTCCGTGTCTTCGACCAGTAGTCGTCCAGGGAGCGCGGCTTGAGCTTCAGGCTTGCGATGTCGGTGAGGTAGGTCGTCATCCACGCGGCCACGGTCGGCTTCCGCCCGGCGGCCGGCGCGCGTCCCTGCTCGCGCAGGCGCTCCAGTTCCTTGACCTTCCGCTTGATCTCGGGCTCGGTCCGGGCCCTGCGGTGGCGTCGATCGGGACTGCCGTCGCTCTTCACGCCCATGGTGACGCGACCGTGCCACCAGCCGTCGTTACCGAGGTAGATGGACGATTCCATATTGGGCTTGCGGGGGCTCATGCGCTCCTCCATACGGGAGGCGCCCCGGGCGGGATGCCCGGGGCGCCTCGGTGGCTGTACGGGATCAGTTGGACAGGGGGGCGAGGTTTGCCACGTACGCTTCGAGGTCCGCTCGCCTGATTCGGCGCGTGCGGCCCAACTTGATGTACTTCAGGGCGCCTTCGGCCATCAGTTCGTAGACAGTCGAGCGGCCGATGGCGAGCGCTTCGGCGGCCTCCTCGGGCCTGTACAGCAGCCGGTCAACGGGGGCGGCAGTCGCGATGCTCATCCGGGTGCCTCCTGGGCAGTCGTCATGACTTCGGGGAGTTGGGCGGGGCGCTTGTTGCTGCATGTGTCCGAGGTAGGGATTTCTGCGTCATTGCGTCATCTGCGTCACTGCGCGCGTCTGGCCTGCGGTTTTCTTGTGACGCAGCGGGATGCGGGTGCGTCATGGGTGACGCAGGGCGTGCGTCACCCATGACGCAGGTGACGCGGGATGACGCAGGATTCGGGCTCTGCGTCACCGCCGTTGTGGCAGGTCACCGGCCGTTTCGGGCCGTCTGGTGACGCAGGTGACGCAGGTTCTCCTACTTAGGAAAAAGAGGGAGGGGTTCTGTAGTGGTGCCGGTGCGGCTTCGGAAGAGCAGTGGGGAGCCGCTTCGCGGCGCGACCATCAGCGGCGGCGAGCCGCCGAACTACAAGAGGAGCACCTCCCCGCGTGGCGCCGGGTGCTCTTCTTGCTTGTCCAAGCCGCGCCACGGTGGCGCGGTCAGTGCAGCGGGTCCTGCTGGTGTGCGGGCGGAGCTGCGGGGCGGGTCATGGCGATGTAGCGGGCGGCGCCGGTGCGGCCCCAGTCGACGACCACGCTGCGGGCGGCGAGGGTGGGTTGGAGGCGCTTGAGCCGGTCGGAGAGGACTTTGCCGGTCGTGGGCCAGCCTTTGGGAAGGGGGCGGCATTCCTCGCCGCTGTAGAGGCCGGTGAGGGCGTGCAGCCATTCCGAGGACGACATGCGCGCCTCTTCACCGGGCGTCATGCCGGCGGCGTGCTTCAGCACCGTCTGCGCGAGCAGGTCGCCTTCAATGACGTCGTCGTTCAGCTCGTCCTGGCTGGCCCGGTAGGCGGCGAGGCAGCTGAAGCCGGTCGCGGTGTCGAGCTGCGCGCACAGGTGGGCGAAGTCGGCCATCCGCAGGTCGGTCGGGATGTCAGCGTCGGCGGCCCTCACGGTGACGGTCAGGTCCAGCAGTGAGCCGAGGATGACGGGCAGCACCTCCGAGTACTCCGCCCACAGTTCCGCTTCGGTCCGGCGCACCTTCGGGCGCTCCAGGCGCAGGGGGAGCAGGCGTTCGGCGAGGTCGGGGCGGATGACGCCGACGTCGATGCCGGTGAGCAGCATGGGGCGGCGGTAGCCGATGCGGAAGACGTCTCCGTCGGTGAAGAGGGCGCGTTTGACGTCCTCGGCACCGGTGACGATGCGGCACATGGCGTCGGAGAGGTCCGGGGTCATGTGGGAGAGGTTGTCCAGGGCGGTGACCCATCCGGCGGCCACGGTCGTGGTCAGGT
It encodes the following:
- a CDS encoding helix-turn-helix domain-containing protein; its protein translation is MSIATAAPVDRLLYRPEEAAEALAIGRSTVYELMAEGALKYIKLGRTRRIRRADLEAYVANLAPLSN
- a CDS encoding ATP-binding protein, whose product is MSDDDKNPARQVITDYAQTHFRYFRTADGTVYAQRKGHPVARPIRSQGTTGSHRQELMVGLFRDGLGVFNGTALKEALDLIEALALTEETQPVHIRVAPGFDGATWLDLGRTDGQSVRIHPTGWDVAVPDPREVCWRRTQLTGELPLPVKDSNGKGIDLLLRLCNFATAETECLAVAWLIGCLGPSVPVPAPFLTGPQGAGKSTAGRMLVRIIEGMSGDLRRAPKDEENLTTTVAAGWVTALDNLSHMTPDLSDAMCRIVTGAEDVKRALFTDGDVFRIGYRRPMLLTGIDVGVIRPDLAERLLPLRLERPKVRRTEAELWAEYSEVLPVILGSLLDLTVTVRAADADIPTDLRMADFAHLCAQLDTATGFSCLAAYRASQDELNDDVIEGDLLAQTVLKHAAGMTPGEEARMSSSEWLHALTGLYSGEECRPLPKGWPTTGKVLSDRLKRLQPTLAARSVVVDWGRTGAARYIAMTRPAAPPAHQQDPLH